A part of Megalopta genalis isolate 19385.01 unplaced genomic scaffold, iyMegGena1_principal scaffold0132, whole genome shotgun sequence genomic DNA contains:
- the LOC143262424 gene encoding uncharacterized protein LOC143262424 — MFGNNDNVTGTPEINKVGIRIPPFWHNNPTLWFAQVEGQFALNGITADTTKFYYITSNLDYRCMEEVQDIIGNPPETDKYKKIKDELIRRLSTSEEQRIHQLIEREEIGDRTPSQFLRHIRNLAGSTVTDKFLRTLFLNRLPASMRPILATQMDSPLDKMAELADKVKELNPSGQCSAVASSDTKFDILREQMTRLTQQVAELTKRTADATESRRSRDRRPARNGWRRRSRTRSPSQPGVCWYHRKFGDRATRCTTPCTHVSQQGNETDRP, encoded by the coding sequence ATGTTTGGAAACAACGACAACGTGACGGGAACCCCCGAAATCAACAAAGTGGGTATACGTATACCGCCCTTTTGGCACAACAACCCGACGTTGTGGTTCGCTCAAGTTGAAGGACAATTCGCCTTAAACGGCATAACAGCCGACACGACCAAATTCTATTATATCACGTCGAATCTGGACTACAGATGCATGGAGGAGGTGCAAGACATAATAGGAAACCCTCCGGAAACCGacaaatacaagaaaataaaagacgagCTAATTCGGCGGCTGTCGacatcagaggagcagaggatcCACCAACTCATAGAGCGAGAAGAGATCGGAGACCGGACACCATCCCAATTCCTACGTCACATCAGGAATTTGGCCGGCAGTACCGTGACTGACAAGTTCCTGCGGACGCTATTTTTAAATAGACTGCCAGCATCGATGCGTCCCATTCTCGCAACGCAAATGGACTCGCCGCTGGACAAGATGGCGGAACTGGCAGATAAAGTAAAAGAGCTCAACCCGTCGGGACAATGCTCGGCTGTGGCATCATCCGATACCAAATTCGACATCCTACGCGAGCAAATGACCCGCCTAACGCAACAAGTAGCAGAGCTGACGAAACGCACCGCCGATGCCACGGAAAGCCGACGAAGCCGGGACCGCAGACCAGCACGAAATGGATGGCGAAGACGGAGCAGAACGCGAAGCCCATCCCAGCCAGGCGTCTGCTGGTATCACCGAAAATTCGGGGACCGCGCCACACGATGCACAACACCCTGCACACACGTCAGCCAGCAGGGAAACGAGACCGATCGGCCCTAG